The following coding sequences lie in one Candidatus Eremiobacterota bacterium genomic window:
- the rpsK gene encoding 30S ribosomal protein S11 has product MAAKKQAKSRRKREVKNVQSGVAHVHASFNNTIVTISDPHGGVISWASAGNLGFKGSKKSTPFAAQMAAEAAARKAMEHGMKSTEVLVKGPGAGREAAIRSLQAAGLEITMIKDVTPIPHNGCRPPKRRRV; this is encoded by the coding sequence TTGGCGGCTAAGAAGCAAGCGAAGTCGCGTCGCAAACGCGAGGTTAAGAACGTCCAATCGGGCGTCGCCCACGTGCACGCGTCCTTCAACAACACCATCGTGACCATCAGTGACCCGCACGGCGGCGTCATCTCCTGGGCCTCGGCCGGTAACCTCGGCTTTAAGGGCTCGAAAAAATCGACGCCCTTCGCCGCCCAGATGGCGGCCGAAGCGGCCGCGCGAAAGGCGATGGAGCACGGGATGAAATCGACCGAGGTGCTGGTCAAGGGTCCCGGCGCCGGGCGCGAGGCCGCAATTCGTTCGCTTCAGGCCGCCGGGCTCGAGATTACGATGATCAAAGACGTCACCCCCATTCC